A portion of the Cetobacterium ceti genome contains these proteins:
- a CDS encoding zinc ribbon domain-containing protein YjdM produces the protein MTKLPNCPKCNSEYTYEDGNLIICPECAYEWSLDTAEEDSDELVVKDAHGNTLVDGDMIVVIKDLKIKGSSSVVKQGTKVKNIRLVEGDHNIDCRIDGIGAMKLKSEFVKKG, from the coding sequence ATGACAAAATTACCAAATTGTCCTAAATGCAATTCTGAATATACATATGAAGATGGAAATTTAATTATATGTCCTGAATGTGCTTATGAATGGTCGTTAGATACAGCTGAAGAAGATTCGGATGAGTTAGTTGTAAAAGATGCTCATGGAAATACTTTAGTAGATGGAGATATGATTGTTGTAATTAAAGATTTAAAAATAAAAGGAAGTTCTTCTGTTGTAAAACAAGGAACAAAAGTTAAAAATATTCGTTTAGTAGAAGGCGATCATAATATTGATTGTAGAATCGACGGTATTGGAGCTATGAAATTAAAGTCAGAATTTGTAAAAAAAGGTTAA
- a CDS encoding L-lactate dehydrogenase: MKTRKVGIIGVGHVGSHCALAMILQGACDELTLVDIDKQKAKSQAIDCMDTISFLPHRTIIKDGEIDDLTDMDIIVISVGNLTADKNRLNELKGSIEMVKSFVPQIVKNGFKGIFVVITNPVDIVTYYVQKLSGFPHNRVIGTGTGLDSARLRKVLSQTTNVDPRSIQAFMLGEHGDSQVANFSTGTINCKPILDYLKENEDTIGKLDLDQLEHKVAQGAWDIYAGKNCTEYGIGCTCSDLVQNIFHNERRVIACSAYLQGEYDYEGIYIGVPAIIGKDGLETIIELPLDERERTKFKKSCEIMSSYIEMAKNY; this comes from the coding sequence ATGAAAACTAGAAAAGTTGGAATTATAGGTGTTGGTCATGTTGGAAGTCATTGTGCTTTAGCTATGATTTTACAAGGAGCATGTGATGAATTAACTTTAGTTGACATCGATAAACAAAAAGCAAAATCTCAAGCAATTGATTGTATGGATACAATTAGTTTCTTACCCCATCGTACAATTATTAAAGATGGTGAAATTGATGATTTAACTGATATGGATATTATTGTTATAAGTGTTGGAAATTTAACAGCTGATAAAAATCGTTTAAATGAGTTAAAAGGTTCTATTGAAATGGTTAAATCTTTTGTTCCTCAAATTGTAAAAAATGGATTTAAAGGAATATTTGTTGTAATTACAAATCCTGTTGACATTGTAACTTATTACGTTCAAAAATTATCTGGTTTCCCTCATAATAGAGTTATCGGAACTGGAACTGGTCTAGATTCTGCTAGATTACGTAAAGTTTTAAGTCAAACAACTAATGTTGATCCTAGAAGTATTCAAGCTTTTATGCTTGGTGAACATGGAGATTCTCAAGTTGCTAACTTCTCAACAGGAACTATAAACTGTAAACCTATTCTTGACTATTTGAAAGAAAATGAAGATACTATTGGAAAGTTAGACTTAGATCAATTAGAACATAAAGTGGCTCAAGGTGCTTGGGATATATATGCTGGAAAAAATTGTACAGAATATGGAATTGGATGTACTTGCTCAGATTTAGTTCAAAATATTTTTCATAATGAAAGAAGAGTTATAGCTTGTAGCGCTTATCTACAAGGAGAATATGATTATGAAGGTATTTATATTGGGGTCCCTGCAATTATTGGAAAAGATGGATTAGAAACAATTATTGAATTACCTTTAGATGAAAGAGAAAGAACTAAATTTAAAAAAAGTTGTGAAATTATGTCTAGTTATATTGAAATGGCTAAAAATTACTAA
- a CDS encoding AraC family transcriptional regulator, producing MKDNLFKNVKMYLFVLFFIIFTLFFIKIIYKEKEIFKKNDTIRIEKLFDNINLKEELLIISMEDLKNNFSTNKYFYRENPTSYEKLQALLNLQQKNSFYSNIGYTLSSGKYKSNYILTNEGSLDKKEYFYKHNFNENNLQNFLTISSDNNNFNFLITNKSYLKDNNFWIITIDRNKFFKELYDDINGKWYIGIDDSLYAINQNLKLNIDQLKNPIKFKTKILNLNLYYEPLDLLHLKNIFKEFFIISIILSIFFTGILYFIKFIEKPIMAFKNKIEDLNKIDKRKNLKDHILGVKKISSISDFTEKFQKIYSSNMKIILLEILNSDISMEELEKFSQSKNFLKTTFINENIEYIDIDYKSILFLVNNESSSDIEQTFFPIINKIYTNFNINVIGSVSKKIEIFNNLSRSYLECKRLLENKYLFKDKELIFSDNTEMKKIGIFYSIKTESKLASKILNNNFLGSKKIIEDIFLDLDLQTQTYKIKEFTGLLYNTLNRVIIQLKEMNINIDYNKLNIDNIARLKNLEEIKKELINIISIIYYERKNLENEDDNLMKNRIQEYIEKNYSTDFSLENLADHLGLSFKYTSILFKKVMNSNFKNYINFYRIKQAKFLLEKNPELKIKDLAQLLGYNSSNTFIKVFKKYEGISPAQWKG from the coding sequence ATGAAGGATAATTTATTTAAAAATGTCAAAATGTATTTATTTGTGTTATTTTTTATTATTTTCACATTATTTTTTATAAAAATAATATATAAAGAAAAAGAAATTTTCAAAAAAAATGATACTATTAGAATCGAAAAATTATTTGATAATATAAATTTAAAAGAAGAATTACTTATTATTTCTATGGAAGATTTAAAAAATAATTTTTCTACTAATAAATATTTTTATAGAGAAAATCCAACATCCTATGAAAAATTACAAGCTTTATTGAATTTACAACAAAAAAATAGTTTCTACTCTAATATTGGTTACACTTTATCCAGTGGAAAATATAAATCTAATTACATTCTAACAAATGAAGGATCTCTTGATAAAAAAGAATACTTCTACAAGCATAATTTCAATGAAAATAATCTGCAAAATTTTTTAACAATTTCTTCAGATAACAATAATTTTAATTTTTTAATTACTAATAAAAGTTATTTAAAAGATAATAATTTTTGGATTATAACTATAGATAGAAATAAATTTTTTAAAGAACTTTATGATGATATAAATGGAAAATGGTATATTGGAATTGATGATTCTCTCTATGCTATTAATCAAAATTTAAAATTAAATATTGATCAATTAAAAAATCCAATTAAATTTAAAACTAAAATTTTAAATTTAAATTTATATTATGAGCCCCTAGATCTTTTACATTTAAAAAATATTTTTAAGGAATTTTTTATTATTTCAATAATTTTATCAATTTTTTTCACTGGAATTCTTTATTTTATTAAATTTATTGAAAAACCAATTATGGCCTTTAAAAATAAAATTGAAGATTTAAATAAAATTGATAAACGTAAAAATTTAAAAGATCATATATTAGGAGTAAAAAAAATCTCATCTATATCTGATTTTACCGAAAAATTTCAAAAAATATACTCATCTAATATGAAAATTATTTTATTGGAAATTTTAAATTCAGATATCTCTATGGAAGAACTAGAAAAATTTTCTCAAAGTAAAAATTTTTTAAAAACAACTTTCATTAATGAAAATATTGAATATATTGATATTGATTATAAAAGTATTCTTTTCCTTGTAAATAATGAAAGTTCAAGTGATATAGAGCAAACTTTTTTTCCTATTATTAATAAAATTTATACAAATTTTAACATTAATGTTATTGGAAGTGTTTCCAAAAAAATTGAAATTTTCAATAATCTTTCTAGAAGTTATTTAGAATGCAAAAGACTTCTTGAAAATAAATATTTATTTAAAGATAAAGAACTTATTTTTAGTGATAATACTGAAATGAAAAAAATTGGAATATTTTATTCTATAAAAACAGAAAGTAAATTGGCTTCTAAAATTCTCAATAATAATTTTTTAGGTAGTAAAAAAATTATTGAAGATATTTTTTTAGATTTAGATTTGCAAACTCAAACTTATAAAATAAAAGAATTTACAGGACTTCTATATAACACTCTAAATAGAGTCATTATTCAATTAAAAGAAATGAATATTAATATTGATTATAACAAATTAAATATTGATAACATTGCTAGGTTAAAAAATCTAGAAGAGATAAAAAAAGAATTAATAAATATTATTTCAATAATTTATTATGAACGAAAAAATCTTGAAAATGAAGACGATAATCTTATGAAAAATAGAATACAAGAATATATTGAAAAAAATTATTCAACAGATTTTTCTTTAGAAAATTTAGCAGATCACTTAGGTCTTTCATTTAAATATACAAGTATTTTATTTAAAAAAGTTATGAATTCTAATTTTAAAAATTATATCAATTTTTATAGAATTAAACAGGCAAAATTTCTTTTAGAAAAAAATCCCGAATTAAAAATAAAAGATTTAGCACAACTATTAGGTTATAATAGTTCTAATACTTTTATTAAAGTTTTTAAAAAATATGAAGGAATTTCTCCAGCACAGTGGAAAGGATAA
- a CDS encoding response regulator transcription factor, which translates to MEKKSILIIEDDVKIRKYLELELLHGGYKVTLAEDGKIGLKYFTSNFYDLVLLDLMLPEISGEEICKKIRQESDIPILVLTAKDETFSKVSLLDLGADDYLTKPFDIEELFARMRVLFRNKSNYGNKKILKCGRIQLNISEKKCYIENEEIILTKTEYNLLHYLMLNKNIVLTRENILENVWGFDYMGEVKIIDIYIKSLRTKIDKNNNYIKTVRGFGYMFKEEEN; encoded by the coding sequence ATGGAAAAGAAAAGTATTCTTATAATTGAAGATGATGTGAAAATCAGAAAATATTTGGAATTAGAATTGTTACATGGAGGGTATAAAGTAACTTTAGCTGAAGATGGAAAAATAGGATTAAAATATTTTACTAGTAATTTTTATGATTTAGTATTATTAGATTTGATGTTACCAGAAATATCAGGAGAAGAAATTTGTAAAAAAATAAGACAAGAATCAGATATTCCTATTTTAGTTTTAACAGCTAAAGATGAAACTTTTAGTAAAGTCTCTCTTTTAGATTTAGGGGCTGATGATTATTTAACAAAACCATTTGATATTGAAGAGTTATTTGCAAGAATGAGAGTTTTATTTAGAAATAAAAGTAATTATGGAAATAAAAAAATATTAAAATGTGGAAGAATACAATTAAATATAAGCGAAAAAAAATGTTATATAGAAAATGAGGAAATTATACTTACAAAAACAGAGTATAATTTATTGCACTATTTAATGTTAAATAAAAATATTGTTTTAACAAGAGAAAATATTCTTGAAAATGTTTGGGGATTTGATTATATGGGAGAAGTGAAAATTATAGATATATATATAAAATCATTAAGAACTAAAATAGATAAGAATAATAATTATATTAAAACTGTTAGAGGTTTTGGATATATGTTTAAAGAGGAGGAAAATTGA
- the brnQ gene encoding branched-chain amino acid transport system II carrier protein, translating to MNKRKEMIVLGLALFSMFFGAGNLLFPPSLGVAVGKSWLSAGVGFFLTGVGLPLMGILAFTKGGTLDEFANKVSKKFNTLYLTTLILVIGPLFAIPRTGSTTFEMGILPLFGDINSLILGIVSSILFFGITLFLVLNESKVTDILGKFLTPIILIILILITIFGLLNPLGVPVNSTIEGNQFSYGFINGYQTMDALASVLFGVVIVKGIESKGITDSNEQKFFLIGSGVIAAIGLGLIYFSLIYLGSQISGMEKLSTAQVALTLAEMTLGKAGKLAFGLCVGAACLTTSVGLTTLVSDWFSKLLNVSYKKVAIITCIFSGVLAVVGLDSIIALAVPVLIILYPITIVLILLNIFDIKNENCYKLVILITLVVSIAEVLKLNVSFIPLANSGFPWIVPAILAFGMGQIIKTKK from the coding sequence ATGAATAAAAGAAAAGAAATGATTGTTTTAGGGCTAGCTCTTTTTTCAATGTTTTTTGGAGCAGGAAATCTTTTATTCCCACCATCGTTGGGAGTAGCTGTAGGAAAAAGTTGGTTATCAGCAGGAGTTGGATTTTTTTTAACAGGAGTTGGCTTACCTCTTATGGGAATTTTAGCTTTTACTAAGGGAGGAACTCTAGATGAATTTGCAAATAAAGTATCAAAGAAATTTAATACTTTATATTTAACAACTTTAATTTTAGTTATTGGACCATTGTTTGCTATTCCAAGAACAGGATCAACTACTTTTGAAATGGGAATTTTACCTTTATTTGGGGACATAAATAGTTTGATCTTAGGAATAGTATCGTCTATATTATTTTTTGGAATTACTTTATTCTTAGTTTTAAATGAATCCAAAGTTACAGATATTTTAGGAAAATTTTTAACTCCGATTATATTAATAATTTTAATTTTAATAACTATATTTGGATTATTGAATCCACTAGGAGTTCCTGTAAATTCTACAATAGAAGGGAATCAATTTTCTTATGGATTTATAAATGGGTATCAAACTATGGATGCTTTAGCTTCTGTATTATTTGGAGTAGTTATAGTCAAAGGGATTGAGAGTAAAGGAATTACTGATTCAAATGAACAAAAATTTTTTTTAATAGGTTCAGGAGTTATAGCAGCTATAGGTTTAGGGTTAATTTATTTTTCTTTAATTTATTTAGGATCACAAATTAGTGGAATGGAAAAATTATCGACAGCTCAAGTGGCACTGACCTTAGCCGAAATGACTTTAGGAAAAGCAGGGAAACTAGCTTTTGGACTTTGTGTAGGAGCTGCGTGTTTAACTACTTCTGTAGGACTTACTACTCTGGTTAGTGATTGGTTTTCTAAATTGTTAAATGTATCTTATAAAAAAGTTGCGATAATTACTTGTATTTTTTCAGGAGTTTTAGCAGTTGTTGGACTAGATTCAATAATTGCCTTAGCAGTTCCTGTTTTAATAATATTATACCCAATAACTATAGTTTTAATTTTATTAAATATATTTGATATTAAAAATGAAAATTGCTATAAATTAGTAATATTAATAACCTTAGTTGTAAGCATAGCTGAAGTTTTAAAGTTAAATGTTTCATTTATACCTTTAGCTAATAGTGGATTTCCATGGATTGTACCGGCTATCTTAGCTTTTGGAATGGGTCAAATAATAAAAACTAAAAAATAA
- a CDS encoding polysaccharide lyase family 8 super-sandwich domain-containing protein: protein MKKIIKKREFYLRNTTKENISSVTFNIEILNNLSNDIEKIRDIYKILLNLGINHKNTKNALIVLKVLYFIRNNFYNETSKEHSNWWHWEIGYPLLICDILILFNDYYKEEDIRNLLSPTFYFQPNPEYSGNNPVAIHPSGSPLRKSTGGNRVDLCKLHLLRGLLLNDYSQIKEAIKALYPVWEINKNIDLKNLENRDGFYEDGSFIQHGYVPYAGTYGNVLLSGIGEIFYLIKGLNLINPLEIPLIERIKKSFEPFLYKGSMSDLVNGRAITRNYSNHKIAHDILNSIFLISDFYEYNDKIYLLSLIKREILSDNFFDHIKEEQNEFFKKKYVDLLENSTIKPLPYKDSSYIFNEMNRVFYKTNFSSIGLAMHSNKIANYESFNGENIYGWYTGDGAIYIEDRGDSYIDYWKNIDFYFIPGTTEILEDMKNKNTSNSLNNMSKSKIAFAFNNGKNIHAIMDFINYDNCLSSRKEYILSENKIFYKEFNIKTKKKFYTTIENKKVYNKKSFFIEQLSEKITLIKIDNREYIITSSNPIKFKFYGENNNFLKIWIEYEPINLENLIIEYKITIYNFD from the coding sequence ATGAAAAAAATTATAAAAAAAAGAGAATTTTATTTAAGAAATACAACTAAAGAAAATATTAGTAGTGTTACTTTTAACATTGAAATTTTGAATAATTTGTCTAATGATATAGAAAAAATTCGAGATATTTATAAAATTTTATTAAATTTAGGAATTAATCATAAAAATACAAAAAATGCTCTAATAGTTTTAAAAGTATTATATTTTATTAGAAATAATTTTTATAATGAAACTTCTAAGGAGCATAGTAACTGGTGGCATTGGGAAATTGGTTATCCTCTTTTAATTTGTGATATTTTAATTCTTTTTAATGATTATTATAAAGAGGAGGATATAAGAAATCTTCTAAGTCCAACTTTTTATTTTCAACCTAATCCAGAATATTCTGGAAATAATCCAGTAGCTATTCATCCCTCTGGCTCCCCCCTACGAAAAAGTACGGGGGGAAATAGAGTCGATCTATGTAAATTACATCTATTAAGAGGACTTCTTTTAAATGATTATTCTCAAATAAAAGAAGCAATTAAAGCTTTATATCCTGTTTGGGAAATAAATAAAAATATTGATTTAAAAAATTTGGAAAATAGAGATGGATTTTATGAAGATGGCTCTTTTATTCAGCATGGATATGTTCCCTATGCTGGAACATATGGAAATGTTTTACTAAGTGGAATAGGAGAAATTTTTTATTTAATTAAAGGATTAAATTTAATAAATCCTTTAGAAATACCCTTAATAGAAAGAATAAAAAAATCATTTGAGCCATTTCTATATAAAGGGTCTATGAGTGATTTAGTAAATGGTCGTGCTATTACTAGAAATTATTCAAATCATAAAATTGCACACGACATTCTAAATTCTATTTTTTTAATATCAGATTTTTATGAATATAATGACAAAATATATCTTTTAAGTTTAATAAAAAGAGAAATACTGTCAGATAATTTCTTTGATCATATTAAAGAAGAACAAAATGAATTTTTCAAAAAAAAATATGTGGACTTATTAGAAAATTCCACTATAAAACCTTTGCCATATAAAGACTCTTCATATATTTTCAATGAAATGAATCGAGTTTTTTATAAAACAAATTTTTCTTCTATAGGACTTGCTATGCATTCTAACAAAATTGCAAATTATGAAAGTTTTAACGGAGAAAATATCTACGGTTGGTATACAGGAGATGGGGCTATATACATTGAAGATAGAGGCGATTCTTATATTGACTATTGGAAAAATATAGATTTTTATTTTATTCCTGGAACAACAGAAATATTAGAAGACATGAAAAATAAAAATACTTCTAATTCTTTAAATAATATGTCTAAAAGTAAAATAGCTTTTGCTTTTAATAATGGAAAAAATATTCATGCTATTATGGATTTTATAAATTATGACAATTGCCTTTCTTCAAGGAAAGAATATATTCTTTCAGAGAATAAAATTTTTTATAAAGAATTTAATATAAAAACTAAGAAAAAATTTTATACTACAATCGAAAATAAAAAAGTTTATAATAAAAAAAGTTTTTTTATAGAACAACTTTCTGAAAAAATAACTCTTATTAAAATAGATAATAGAGAATATATAATTACATCGAGCAATCCTATAAAGTTTAAATTTTATGGAGAAAACAATAATTTCCTAAAAATTTGGATTGAATATGAACCTATAAATTTAGAAAATTTAATAATTGAATATAAAATAACAATTTACAATTTTGACTAA
- a CDS encoding PucR family transcriptional regulator, which yields MFFRCVDLFNINSFQEAKLISGEKGLFKEISWPYIKSTDSIIPWVNGKELIFILYNNENIDLYKILKEAIEKDLSGIVILSSFTNIIFSSELIEFSNKNHFPIFQLPWDIKLLTLTQEIILKIQEYKEKNSESRKAFRELINSEQNTYKTIENFYNITTHDFNILGIFEDKTTENIEKFYNYHFDTILKTLYLRNIIKKEEILHFTYSNRIIFLIFIKNPKLGKEIKNIFEEAIKKILNKQKNLYLIFSEINEQKNSLKKIFEDTQNFLSLSKNKNINNQIIYCDNLSFYTFFLELNKNPNIKNILLKNIQPLLDYDAINNSNLFETLKIYFDSNNHLINASNKLYIHRNTLVYRLNIIRNLLNKDLNNSLENLELYNSIIFYDFNKDNKKS from the coding sequence ATGTTTTTTAGATGCGTTGATTTATTTAATATAAATTCCTTTCAAGAAGCTAAACTAATTTCTGGAGAAAAAGGCCTTTTTAAAGAAATCTCTTGGCCTTATATAAAAAGTACAGATTCTATCATCCCTTGGGTCAATGGCAAAGAACTCATTTTTATATTATATAATAATGAAAATATTGATTTATATAAAATTTTAAAAGAGGCCATTGAAAAAGACTTATCGGGAATTGTTATTCTCTCTTCTTTTACAAATATTATTTTTTCTTCTGAATTGATTGAATTTTCTAATAAGAATCATTTTCCAATATTTCAATTACCTTGGGATATAAAATTACTTACACTTACACAAGAAATCATCCTAAAAATTCAAGAATATAAAGAAAAAAATTCTGAATCTAGAAAAGCTTTTAGAGAATTAATTAATTCAGAACAGAATACTTATAAAACAATTGAAAATTTTTATAATATTACTACTCACGATTTTAATATTCTAGGAATTTTTGAGGATAAAACAACTGAAAATATTGAAAAATTTTATAATTATCATTTTGATACTATTTTAAAAACTCTTTATTTAAGAAATATTATAAAAAAAGAAGAAATTTTACATTTTACATATTCTAATAGAATTATTTTTTTAATTTTTATAAAAAATCCAAAATTAGGTAAAGAAATAAAAAATATTTTCGAAGAAGCTATAAAAAAAATATTAAATAAGCAAAAAAATTTATATTTAATTTTTAGTGAAATTAATGAGCAAAAAAATTCTTTAAAAAAAATATTTGAAGATACTCAAAATTTCTTGTCTCTAAGCAAGAATAAAAATATTAATAATCAAATTATTTATTGTGATAATTTAAGCTTTTATACTTTTTTTCTTGAATTAAATAAAAATCCAAATATAAAGAATATTTTATTAAAAAATATTCAACCTCTTTTAGACTATGATGCCATAAATAATTCCAATCTTTTTGAAACTTTGAAAATTTATTTTGATAGTAATAATCATCTTATTAATGCTTCAAACAAATTATATATTCATAGAAATACTTTAGTTTATCGTTTAAATATTATTCGAAATTTATTAAATAAAGATTTAAATAATTCTTTAGAAAATTTAGAACTTTATAATAGTATTATTTTCTATGATTTTAATAAAGATAACAAAAAAAGCTAG
- a CDS encoding sensor histidine kinase has protein sequence MKSLKKSLKNSYIKLILLFSIVIVISLGFIGEYMLQKAKLQLNNAVGFLTYEIGNETTNRTNEIYTKNLVNLDYKAENPILRDLELRIQNNNKIYNEISNKKLIALAENNKIIKSKNLEYLIYKKTILNKDKVPYEVIIIKNLSKEKHFFLIISEIFIFGLIITIVISGKFILSFLKEISYELDNLETINEEISLENLKKINRENKFIEFNKIRDSYNKMIERLDEQNKKQIEFIHNSSHELKTPIFIIGSYINLIKRWGGEDKNILKESIDSIDEEIKSMKTLVEKLLFMAKANDIVIEKKEIELSDLIFNLIFSLKKQYPEAIINLNPQYIIVYSDESLLKLLFRNIIENSIKYGNKKPIDIYFEENNKEVKVFVKDRGLGMSEEDLEHIYDRFYRGDKSRNKKINGQGLGMSIVSKILKLTESTIKIKSEVNKGTAVEIDFRKG, from the coding sequence TTGAAAAGTTTAAAAAAATCTTTAAAAAATAGTTATATAAAACTGATTCTATTATTTTCAATTGTGATAGTAATTTCTTTAGGTTTTATAGGTGAATATATGTTACAAAAAGCAAAGTTGCAATTAAATAATGCGGTAGGATTTTTGACTTATGAAATAGGAAATGAGACAACTAACAGGACAAATGAAATATATACAAAAAATTTAGTTAATCTTGATTATAAAGCCGAAAACCCAATTTTAAGAGATTTGGAACTTAGAATTCAAAATAATAATAAAATATATAATGAAATTTCAAATAAAAAATTGATAGCTCTTGCTGAAAATAATAAAATAATTAAAAGTAAAAATTTAGAATATTTAATTTATAAAAAAACTATTTTAAATAAAGATAAAGTTCCTTATGAAGTAATTATAATTAAAAATTTATCCAAAGAAAAACATTTTTTTTTAATAATATCTGAAATTTTTATTTTTGGATTAATTATTACTATAGTTATTAGTGGAAAATTTATTTTAAGTTTTTTAAAAGAAATTAGCTATGAATTAGATAATTTAGAAACAATAAATGAAGAGATTTCATTGGAAAATTTAAAAAAAATTAATAGAGAAAATAAATTTATTGAATTTAATAAAATCAGAGATTCTTATAACAAAATGATAGAAAGATTAGATGAGCAAAATAAAAAACAAATTGAATTTATTCATAATTCTTCTCATGAATTAAAAACACCTATTTTTATAATAGGAAGTTATATCAACTTAATAAAAAGGTGGGGTGGAGAAGATAAGAACATTTTAAAAGAATCTATAGATTCCATTGATGAAGAAATAAAAAGTATGAAAACGTTAGTTGAAAAGCTTTTATTTATGGCAAAAGCTAATGATATAGTTATTGAAAAAAAAGAAATAGAACTTTCAGATTTAATATTTAATCTAATTTTTTCATTAAAAAAACAATATCCTGAAGCAATTATAAATTTAAATCCCCAATATATAATTGTTTATAGTGATGAAAGTTTATTAAAATTACTTTTTAGAAATATTATAGAAAATAGCATAAAATATGGGAATAAAAAACCTATAGATATTTATTTTGAAGAAAATAATAAAGAAGTTAAAGTTTTTGTTAAGGATAGAGGTTTAGGTATGTCAGAAGAGGATCTAGAGCATATATATGACAGATTTTATAGAGGAGATAAATCAAGAAATAAAAAAATCAATGGTCAGGGATTAGGAATGTCTATAGTATCTAAAATTCTTAAATTAACAGAGAGTACAATAAAGATAAAAAGTGAAGTAAATAAAGGAACAGCAGTAGAAATAGATTTTAGGAAAGGATAG
- a CDS encoding linear amide C-N hydrolase, producing the protein MKKRLVGYLCLLGGIFIQANACTGISLKTVDNNYVQGRTIEWGEYVLKSDLIIGQRGLNYESYTPDGGKGFKWKGKYGFVGISLMADNFIGEGINEKGLTAGIFYFTRYGSLAKYNKKDTKKSLMDMEFVRWVLSSFSTVDEVEAALKNIVIVPTGYDKDGNPFPTGHWRVTDKDGNNIVIEIVDNGKIEIFKNKVGVITNAPGYEWQTTNLNNYINLQPGGIASKKMGEQNIFPFGAGTGLLGLPGDVTPPSRFIRAAIYANNTPELKNSKDAVKETFHILNNFDIPIGIQFADKNHIPKDLLSATQWTTAIDQNNGKFYYKTMFNSQIRMVDLKTINFDKCGYKILPLDKSKEENIEKIKI; encoded by the coding sequence ATGAAAAAAAGATTGGTGGGATATTTATGCTTGTTAGGAGGAATATTTATTCAAGCAAATGCATGTACAGGAATAAGCTTAAAAACTGTAGATAATAATTATGTACAAGGAAGAACGATTGAATGGGGAGAATATGTACTAAAAAGTGATTTAATAATAGGACAAAGAGGTTTAAATTATGAATCATATACTCCAGATGGTGGAAAAGGATTTAAATGGAAAGGAAAATATGGATTTGTAGGAATTTCTTTAATGGCAGATAATTTTATTGGAGAAGGAATAAATGAAAAAGGTTTAACGGCAGGAATTTTTTATTTTACAAGATATGGAAGTTTAGCTAAATATAATAAAAAAGATACAAAAAAATCTCTTATGGATATGGAATTTGTTAGATGGGTTTTAAGTAGTTTTTCAACTGTTGATGAAGTTGAAGCAGCTTTAAAGAATATTGTGATTGTTCCAACAGGATATGATAAAGATGGAAATCCTTTTCCTACTGGGCATTGGAGAGTAACAGATAAGGATGGAAATAATATTGTAATTGAAATTGTAGATAATGGGAAAATAGAAATATTTAAAAATAAAGTAGGAGTTATAACTAATGCACCAGGATATGAATGGCAGACCACAAATTTAAATAATTATATAAATTTGCAACCAGGAGGAATAGCTTCTAAAAAAATGGGTGAACAAAATATATTTCCATTTGGAGCAGGAACAGGTTTATTAGGATTACCAGGAGATGTAACCCCTCCTTCAAGATTTATAAGAGCAGCTATATATGCAAATAATACTCCAGAATTAAAGAATTCTAAAGATGCTGTAAAAGAAACTTTCCATATTTTAAATAATTTTGATATTCCTATAGGGATTCAGTTTGCAGATAAAAACCACATACCAAAAGATTTACTATCGGCTACTCAATGGACAACTGCTATTGATCAAAATAATGGAAAATTTTATTATAAAACAATGTTTAATAGTCAAATTAGAATGGTAGATTTAAAAACTATAAATTTTGATAAATGTGGATATAAAATTTTACCTTTAGACAAAAGCAAGGAAGAGAATATAGAAAAAATTAAAATTTAA